A section of the Alkalihalobacillus sp. LMS39 genome encodes:
- a CDS encoding NAD kinase — MKYAVRSRGDQVSNALREKIKTYLQEFGLVYDDIEPAIVITVGGDGTLLHAFHHYKHRLEETAFVGIHTGHLGFYADWMPEEVEKLVIHIAKTPYQIVEYPLLEVVIRHHGDSDYENYLALNECTVKTLEGSLVCDVDIKGDNFETFRGDGLCISTPSGSTAYNKALGGAILHPSLASIQVSEMASINNRVYRTVGSPLVLPQHHTCLLKPLNDVDLKITIDHLSLVHTKVKSIQCRVSEEKVRFARFRPFPFWKRVKESFVGE, encoded by the coding sequence ATGAAGTATGCGGTCAGGTCAAGAGGAGATCAGGTGTCAAATGCACTTCGGGAAAAAATAAAAACGTATTTACAAGAATTCGGATTAGTGTATGATGACATCGAACCGGCGATTGTCATTACAGTTGGTGGAGATGGAACACTTCTTCACGCGTTTCACCATTATAAACACCGACTAGAAGAAACTGCATTTGTTGGGATTCACACAGGTCACTTAGGGTTTTACGCAGATTGGATGCCGGAAGAAGTAGAGAAGTTGGTTATCCATATAGCGAAAACCCCGTATCAAATTGTAGAATATCCTTTACTTGAAGTAGTCATTCGTCATCACGGCGATAGTGATTATGAAAATTATCTGGCTTTAAATGAGTGTACGGTAAAAACGTTAGAAGGTTCTCTTGTTTGTGATGTGGATATTAAAGGAGATAATTTTGAAACGTTTCGCGGAGATGGCTTATGCATTTCTACACCATCAGGAAGTACGGCTTATAATAAAGCATTAGGTGGAGCTATTCTTCATCCATCCTTAGCGTCTATTCAAGTTTCGGAAATGGCGTCGATTAATAATCGAGTATACCGAACAGTTGGTTCACCTCTTGTATTACCTCAACATCATACTTGTTTATTAAAGCCATTAAATGATGTGGACTTAAAAATTACAATTGACCATTTATCACTTGTTCATACAAAAGTGAAATCAATTCAATGTAGAGTGTCTGAAGAAAAAGTTCGATTTGCAAGATTCCGACCATTCCCGTTTTGGAAACGAGTGAAAGAATCATTTGTAGGAGAATAA
- a CDS encoding ClpXP adapter SpxH family protein → MSCNKPLEIYTFIDPLCPECWAFEPILKKLQIEFGRYFHIKYFVAGRLEAWNYTQAKLNKVSSLENLAEIWEKTASRTGMSCDGDVWLEDPVGSAYTVSLAIKAAEMQGKQAGFRFLRKLREYLFLNKKNVSKEEVLLQCATEAKLDVTEFTEDLYSESAIKALQCDVKMTKEMGIDYSPTFVFFNDNVEEDGVKVVGVYPYEVYVHIIREMLGFEPERDESMTLLQFLAKYDCVATKEVSVVFDISIEEAERRLRRLLLEQKVERFPVKYGTFWRYTG, encoded by the coding sequence ATGTCATGTAATAAACCGTTAGAAATTTATACATTTATCGATCCTTTATGCCCCGAATGTTGGGCATTTGAACCTATTCTAAAAAAATTACAAATTGAATTCGGGCGTTATTTTCATATTAAGTATTTTGTAGCTGGACGATTAGAAGCTTGGAATTACACTCAAGCGAAATTAAACAAAGTATCTTCCTTGGAGAACTTAGCAGAAATATGGGAAAAAACAGCCAGTCGAACAGGAATGAGCTGTGATGGCGATGTATGGCTCGAGGATCCGGTTGGCTCTGCTTATACGGTTTCACTTGCGATCAAAGCTGCTGAAATGCAAGGAAAACAAGCTGGATTTCGATTTTTACGAAAACTACGAGAGTATTTATTTTTAAATAAGAAAAATGTGTCAAAAGAAGAGGTCTTGCTTCAATGTGCCACAGAGGCAAAGCTAGATGTCACGGAGTTTACGGAAGACTTATATTCTGAAAGTGCAATCAAAGCACTACAATGTGATGTAAAAATGACAAAAGAAATGGGAATCGATTATTCTCCTACTTTTGTTTTCTTTAATGACAATGTAGAAGAAGACGGTGTGAAGGTCGTTGGCGTTTATCCTTATGAAGTGTACGTTCACATTATAAGGGAAATGTTAGGTTTTGAACCAGAACGAGACGAATCAATGACACTGCTTCAATTTTTAGCAAAATATGATTGTGTCGCAACAAAAGAAGTTTCGGTTGTTTTTGATATCTCAATAGAAGAAGCCGAGCGCCGGTTACGCCGTCTTCTTCTTGAACAAAAAGTAGAAAGATTCCCTGTTAAATACGGAACATTCTGGCGTTACACTGGCTAA
- a CDS encoding CYTH domain-containing protein, translating into MTKEIEIEAKNIVTKDEFVHLCSSFQLKKQDFHVQHNHYFDTAHFDLKEKQSALRIREKQHKFVLTLKQPHEVGKLETHQSIDKQTMDHTLATGIIPNGDVANQLRELGVTTNTFTLLGTLTTSRAEIDYKGGTLVFDESSYLSIVDYELEYEGEEEEKVETTFGALLKEFNIPKRDTDNKIARFFKAKAEQS; encoded by the coding sequence ATGACAAAAGAGATTGAAATCGAAGCTAAAAACATCGTCACAAAAGATGAATTCGTTCATCTTTGTTCTTCTTTTCAATTAAAAAAACAAGATTTCCACGTACAACACAACCATTATTTTGACACCGCTCATTTTGACTTGAAAGAAAAACAATCTGCTCTTCGCATTCGAGAGAAACAACATAAATTTGTATTAACTTTAAAACAACCTCATGAGGTCGGAAAACTGGAAACACACCAATCGATCGATAAACAAACGATGGATCATACACTAGCAACCGGAATTATTCCAAATGGTGATGTTGCAAACCAATTGAGAGAGCTTGGTGTGACAACGAACACTTTTACTCTCCTTGGAACATTAACAACATCACGAGCAGAAATCGATTATAAAGGCGGCACTCTCGTATTTGATGAAAGCTCATATTTATCTATCGTAGATTATGAATTGGAATATGAAGGTGAAGAAGAAGAAAAAGTGGAAACGACATTTGGAGCTTTATTAAAGGAATTTAACATTCCTAAACGGGACACTGACAATAAAATTGCACGTTTCTTTAAAGCAAAAGCTGAGCAAAGCTAG
- a CDS encoding cation:proton antiporter, with protein MIDQPITNPVLIFAIAMVIFLIAPIIMVRLKLPGIIGLILAGVVIGPNGIGLLDRDPTIVLLGTVGLLYIIFIAGLEIDLEGFRKYRRRSIIFGSLSFFIPCILGTGLGFALGYSVEASLLLGSLLGSHTLLAYPIASRLGISKNQAVTTTVGGTIMTDTFALLFLAVIASSLQGDLSPIFWVQMLGSLSVYVLLVLVIIPRLAKLFFRNISEGSTEFIFVMAILFVTAFFATVVGLEPIIGAFLAGLCLNRYILEQSPLMNRIKFVGNALFIPFFLLSVGMLMDIEVLLQQPEAWILAAGIVVFVQFGKYMAAWISGKMNGYSKEEIKLMFGLSVPQAVATLAATLVGFELGLFNSATVNAVIVMILITCIVGPYMVEKYSRTISIAEEQKPYKPNQLQERILIPLANPKTMESLLDLAFVLRGQSQEPLYPLTVVQKGNGTSESKVAEAEKMLGHAVTYAAGAQIPIQLLTRVDQNISRGVVRAIEETRISTIIIGWNGKLSTPQMIFGGILDQLLERTNEMVLVSKLGHPLNTTKRIIVVLPPGVNHKAGFFEAIRKIKTIAFGIGASVYAFVMKDTTDQYETVFQEIKPDVTSKFVSMKTWSELLENVLLMLKNDDLVIVVSARRGTIAWHPQLERLPRELSKAVPESFIMIYPQETEEYDMRGARGTAVPRTYLPYGQYED; from the coding sequence ATGATCGACCAACCGATTACAAATCCAGTTCTTATTTTTGCGATTGCGATGGTCATTTTCCTCATAGCCCCCATTATTATGGTTCGATTAAAATTACCCGGTATTATAGGGTTAATTTTGGCTGGAGTTGTTATTGGCCCAAATGGAATAGGACTCCTTGATCGTGATCCCACTATTGTATTATTGGGAACTGTCGGATTATTATATATCATTTTTATCGCGGGATTAGAAATTGATTTAGAAGGCTTTCGTAAATATCGGAGAAGAAGTATTATTTTTGGGTCTTTATCATTTTTTATACCATGTATATTAGGAACAGGGTTAGGATTTGCGTTAGGTTATTCAGTAGAAGCTTCATTATTACTAGGGTCATTATTAGGTTCCCATACGTTATTAGCTTATCCTATCGCGAGCCGGTTAGGAATTTCAAAAAATCAAGCGGTGACTACAACGGTCGGTGGTACAATTATGACAGATACGTTTGCATTATTGTTTCTAGCTGTCATCGCGTCCTCATTACAAGGAGACTTATCGCCAATCTTTTGGGTTCAAATGCTCGGTTCACTTAGTGTATATGTGCTGTTAGTTTTAGTTATTATTCCGAGGTTAGCGAAACTGTTTTTTCGAAATATTAGTGAAGGCTCGACTGAATTTATTTTTGTCATGGCCATTTTATTTGTGACAGCTTTTTTTGCTACTGTCGTAGGGTTAGAGCCTATTATTGGTGCTTTTTTAGCTGGTCTTTGTTTAAACCGTTACATATTAGAACAAAGTCCGTTAATGAATCGAATTAAGTTTGTTGGAAATGCGTTGTTTATCCCGTTTTTTTTATTGTCCGTTGGAATGTTAATGGATATCGAAGTGTTATTACAACAACCAGAAGCTTGGATTTTAGCGGCTGGTATTGTCGTGTTCGTTCAATTTGGAAAATACATGGCTGCTTGGATTAGCGGGAAGATGAACGGATATTCAAAAGAAGAAATTAAGTTAATGTTTGGTTTATCTGTCCCGCAAGCTGTGGCGACATTAGCCGCGACATTAGTTGGTTTTGAGTTAGGGTTATTTAACAGTGCCACAGTAAATGCGGTCATCGTAATGATTTTAATAACATGTATTGTTGGACCATATATGGTTGAAAAATATAGTCGAACGATTTCGATTGCAGAAGAACAAAAACCATATAAGCCTAATCAGCTACAAGAAAGAATTTTGATTCCACTAGCGAACCCTAAGACGATGGAGTCATTACTTGATTTGGCTTTTGTGTTACGAGGGCAAAGTCAAGAGCCACTATATCCGTTAACGGTTGTACAAAAAGGAAATGGGACGTCAGAAAGCAAAGTCGCTGAGGCAGAAAAAATGCTCGGGCATGCTGTCACCTATGCAGCAGGTGCACAAATTCCAATTCAATTATTAACAAGGGTCGATCAAAATATTTCAAGAGGAGTCGTTCGAGCAATTGAAGAAACTCGAATTTCAACAATTATTATAGGATGGAATGGGAAGCTATCCACACCGCAGATGATTTTTGGAGGAATTCTTGATCAATTACTTGAGCGTACAAATGAAATGGTTCTCGTATCGAAACTAGGGCATCCTTTAAATACGACAAAACGAATTATTGTTGTTTTACCACCAGGCGTTAACCATAAAGCAGGTTTCTTTGAAGCGATTCGTAAAATAAAGACGATTGCCTTTGGTATTGGTGCGTCAGTGTATGCATTTGTAATGAAAGATACAACTGACCAATACGAAACCGTGTTTCAAGAAATAAAACCTGATGTCACATCAAAGTTTGTTTCGATGAAAACATGGTCTGAATTACTGGAAAATGTGTTATTAATGTTAAAAAACGATGATCTAGTCATTGTTGTAAGTGCTAGACGAGGAACGATTGCATGGCATCCTCAATTAGAGCGTCTACCTCGAGAATTATCAAAAGCTGTTCCTGAAAGCTTTATTATGATATACCCTCAAGAAACAGAAGAATATGATATGAGAGGCGCTAGAGGAACAGCAGTCCCAAGAACCTATTTGCCATATGGACAATATGAAGATTAA
- a CDS encoding lytic transglycosylase domain-containing protein has translation MNNISMLHQIAEMSAIQQLRTSRSEQTSPFQSFFSSFMKEELGKLSGIQQAPTRNMSLFLHPSLQLETEQQLKATVVGQTPALSKKNPSQYDDLIQAAAKKYGVDPNLISAVIKQESNFNPNAKSHAGAAGLMQLMPGTARFLGVTNVYDPAQNIEGGTKYLRQMMDKYNGDVRLALAAYNAGPGNVDKYGGIPPFRETQKYVPAVLQNFMKA, from the coding sequence ATGAATAACATTTCAATGCTACATCAAATTGCAGAAATGAGTGCCATTCAGCAGCTACGTACAAGTCGAAGTGAACAAACTTCACCATTTCAATCGTTTTTTTCTTCCTTTATGAAAGAAGAGCTAGGGAAATTAAGTGGAATTCAGCAAGCTCCTACTCGAAATATGAGCTTATTCCTGCATCCTTCACTTCAATTAGAAACTGAACAACAGTTAAAGGCGACTGTCGTTGGACAAACACCCGCTTTATCTAAGAAAAATCCATCTCAATATGATGACCTTATACAAGCTGCAGCAAAAAAATATGGAGTAGACCCGAATTTAATTTCTGCTGTCATAAAGCAAGAATCGAATTTTAATCCAAACGCTAAAAGCCATGCTGGTGCAGCAGGATTAATGCAGTTAATGCCAGGAACTGCTCGTTTCCTTGGTGTTACAAATGTGTATGACCCTGCGCAAAACATTGAGGGTGGAACGAAATATTTACGCCAAATGATGGACAAGTATAACGGAGATGTTCGTCTAGCGTTAGCCGCATACAATGCTGGCCCAGGGAATGTTGATAAATATGGGGGAATTCCTCCATTTAGAGAAACACAGAAATATGTTCCCGCTGTTTTACAGAACTTTATGAAAGCCTAA
- a CDS encoding RluA family pseudouridine synthase translates to MVNFSWTVTSKEDGLLLREFLREEKAISKGALADIKFKGGNIAVNGKEMTVRQKLRAGDTVTIKFPPEHRSPGLLSEKIAIQIVYEDDYFLVVNKQAGMPTIPSWMYPSQTLANAVLGYYDQHHIDSTFHAVNRLDKDTSGLVLIAKHRYAHDLMSTQQKQGHLQRVYFAVVHGKIVRKEFQINSNIGRKDGSIIEREVREDGQHAVTNVVVHKADKDYSVVEVKLLTGRTHQIRVHFSSIGHPLLGDDLYGGTLEKIERQALHSWKMRFIHPFTKEEIELEQQPPQDIQRAIVHE, encoded by the coding sequence ATGGTGAATTTTTCTTGGACTGTTACATCAAAAGAAGATGGATTACTTCTACGAGAATTTCTGCGAGAAGAAAAAGCCATTTCAAAAGGGGCATTAGCAGATATTAAGTTTAAAGGCGGAAATATCGCAGTTAATGGTAAGGAAATGACGGTTCGGCAAAAGCTACGAGCTGGAGATACCGTTACAATAAAATTCCCACCTGAACATCGTAGCCCTGGCTTGCTTTCAGAAAAGATAGCTATTCAAATCGTTTACGAAGATGATTATTTCCTTGTTGTAAACAAACAAGCAGGTATGCCAACGATTCCTTCTTGGATGTATCCATCTCAAACATTAGCAAATGCAGTATTAGGTTATTATGATCAACACCACATTGATTCTACTTTTCATGCGGTAAATCGATTAGATAAAGATACGTCTGGCTTAGTGTTAATAGCAAAGCACCGCTATGCCCATGATTTAATGAGTACCCAACAAAAACAAGGACATTTACAGCGGGTCTACTTCGCTGTTGTCCATGGAAAAATAGTGCGAAAAGAATTTCAAATTAATTCCAACATTGGCAGGAAAGATGGTAGTATTATAGAAAGGGAAGTTCGAGAAGATGGACAACACGCGGTAACAAATGTCGTTGTCCATAAAGCAGATAAGGATTATTCTGTTGTAGAAGTAAAGTTATTAACGGGAAGAACGCATCAGATTCGTGTTCACTTTTCTTCTATTGGTCACCCTTTACTTGGTGATGACTTATATGGGGGAACCCTTGAAAAAATTGAACGACAAGCGTTACATAGTTGGAAAATGCGCTTTATACATCCTTTTACAAAAGAAGAGATTGAGCTCGAACAACAACCCCCTCAAGATATCCAAAGAGCAATAGTCCATGAATAG
- a CDS encoding (2Fe-2S) ferredoxin domain-containing protein, with product MATWDLEETKHHIFICNGSSCMKKGGEEVTQAIRDTIAEHQLDRVIHTTRTRCNGRCENACVTILYPEGTWFKDVTPEIGKKIITEYIINDNKNLNEVLYTYEDHFTLQPGNSEGKKK from the coding sequence ATGGCGACTTGGGATTTGGAAGAAACAAAACATCATATATTCATTTGCAACGGAAGCAGTTGCATGAAAAAAGGTGGGGAAGAGGTTACGCAAGCCATTCGAGACACGATCGCTGAACATCAATTAGACCGAGTGATTCATACAACAAGAACCCGATGCAATGGTAGATGTGAAAATGCCTGTGTGACAATTTTATATCCTGAAGGAACATGGTTTAAAGACGTAACACCTGAAATCGGAAAGAAAATCATAACCGAATACATTATAAACGACAACAAAAATTTAAATGAAGTGTTGTATACATATGAAGACCACTTTACGCTTCAACCTGGAAATAGTGAGGGAAAAAAGAAATAA
- the prpE gene encoding bis(5'-nucleosyl)-tetraphosphatase PrpE encodes MAYDIIGDIHGCYDEFKLLTEKLGYEWSNGIPIHRDNRLLAFVGDLTDRGPNSVGVIKTVCALVKQNKAIYVRGNHCDKLYRYFLGRKVQITHGLETTVEELSRLSKDAKKEIASSFRQLVETTPLYAVLDDGKLIIAHAGIRSDYIGRHDKKVKTFVLYGDITGETNKDGTPVRRDWAVKYEGHALIVYGHTPVTQPRFINQTVNIDTGCVFGGQLTALQYPEMKVVSVPSSLEYVPEKFRSFES; translated from the coding sequence ATGGCTTATGATATTATTGGTGATATCCATGGCTGTTACGATGAATTTAAGCTTCTCACAGAAAAATTAGGATATGAATGGAGTAATGGCATCCCGATCCACCGTGACAATCGTTTATTAGCTTTTGTTGGCGACTTAACAGACCGCGGACCAAATTCAGTCGGAGTCATCAAGACCGTTTGTGCGCTAGTCAAACAAAACAAAGCAATTTATGTTCGCGGAAATCATTGTGATAAGCTGTATCGCTATTTTCTTGGCAGGAAGGTTCAAATCACACACGGATTAGAGACAACAGTAGAAGAACTAAGTCGTCTTTCTAAAGATGCAAAAAAAGAGATTGCTTCATCCTTTCGACAACTCGTTGAAACGACGCCTCTTTACGCAGTTTTAGATGACGGAAAACTAATAATTGCTCATGCTGGAATTCGTTCAGATTATATCGGCCGTCATGACAAAAAAGTAAAAACCTTTGTTTTATATGGAGACATTACAGGAGAAACAAATAAAGATGGTACTCCCGTACGAAGAGATTGGGCAGTTAAGTATGAGGGACATGCTCTCATTGTTTATGGCCACACACCTGTTACACAACCACGTTTCATTAACCAAACCGTAAATATTGACACCGGTTGTGTATTTGGAGGACAATTAACTGCATTACAATATCCTGAAATGAAGGTCGTTTCCGTTCCTTCGTCACTAGAGTATGTCCCTGAAAAGTTTCGCTCATTTGAATCGTAA
- the pepF gene encoding oligoendopeptidase F — translation MTTKATKTLPKREEIPVEKTWDLQAIYANDGEWEREFNAIKDLLPKIKEYQGKLGSSSKMLFDALQQSDEISLKLGKLYTYAHMRNDQDTTNSFYQGLHDRAASLAAQVAQAASFMTPEILAIPEEKIAEFLQENHGLRLYEHMLDQLSKQRPHVLTESEESILAQASEVTSSPSNTFGMLNNADIKFPTVTDENGEEVEITHGRFITFLESSNRQVREDAFKAVYETYGKYKNTFASTLSGQVKRDLFYANVRKYDSARHAALSKNDIPEIVYDQLVETINKNLHLLHRYVKLRKKILGVDELHMYDLYTPLVKDVKMEIPYEKAKQLVVDGVAPLGEEYVNIIKQGYDNRWIDVEENVGKRSGAYSSGAYGTMPYILMNWQDNVNNLFTLAHELGHSLHSYYTRETQPYPYGDYTIFVAEVASTLNEALLNDHLLKITTDKQEKLYLLNHFLEGFRGTVFRQTMFAEFEQKIHEMAAAGESLTAELLTKTYYDLNVKYFGNDITIDEEIGLEWMRIPHFYYNFYVYQYATGYSAATALSKQILEEGEEAVKRYISFIKAGSSDYPIEVLKKAGVDMTSADPIQEACSVFEKTLGEMEKLLSEE, via the coding sequence TTGACAACAAAAGCGACAAAAACATTACCAAAGCGTGAGGAGATTCCTGTTGAAAAAACGTGGGATCTGCAAGCGATATATGCAAATGACGGTGAATGGGAACGAGAATTTAATGCAATTAAAGATTTACTCCCAAAAATCAAAGAGTATCAAGGGAAGTTAGGCAGTTCATCAAAGATGTTATTTGATGCGTTGCAACAATCTGATGAAATCTCATTAAAGCTAGGAAAGCTTTATACATATGCTCATATGAGAAATGACCAAGATACAACGAATTCATTTTACCAAGGTTTACATGACAGAGCAGCAAGCTTAGCGGCTCAAGTTGCTCAAGCGGCTTCTTTTATGACACCAGAAATTTTAGCAATTCCTGAAGAGAAAATTGCGGAATTTTTACAGGAAAACCATGGTTTGCGTTTATATGAACATATGTTGGATCAATTATCGAAACAACGTCCACATGTTTTAACAGAATCAGAAGAATCCATTTTAGCTCAAGCAAGTGAAGTAACGAGTTCACCAAGTAACACATTTGGGATGTTAAATAACGCAGACATTAAATTTCCGACGGTTACAGATGAGAACGGTGAAGAAGTTGAAATTACGCATGGGCGTTTTATTACATTTCTTGAGTCAAGTAATCGCCAAGTTAGAGAAGATGCGTTTAAAGCCGTGTATGAAACGTATGGGAAATATAAAAATACGTTTGCAAGTACATTAAGTGGGCAAGTGAAACGTGATTTATTTTATGCGAATGTGCGAAAATATGATTCAGCAAGACATGCTGCGTTAAGTAAAAATGATATTCCTGAGATTGTTTACGATCAATTAGTAGAAACAATAAATAAAAACTTACATTTATTGCATCGCTATGTAAAACTACGTAAAAAAATACTTGGTGTCGATGAATTGCATATGTATGATTTATATACGCCTTTAGTGAAAGATGTAAAAATGGAAATTCCGTATGAGAAAGCAAAACAATTAGTCGTTGATGGCGTAGCCCCTCTTGGTGAGGAATATGTAAATATTATTAAACAAGGTTACGACAATCGTTGGATCGATGTTGAGGAAAATGTAGGTAAACGAAGTGGAGCCTATTCGTCAGGGGCATATGGAACAATGCCGTATATTTTAATGAACTGGCAAGATAATGTGAATAATTTGTTTACACTTGCTCATGAGTTAGGCCATTCTTTGCATAGTTATTATACGCGTGAGACACAACCATATCCGTATGGTGATTATACGATTTTCGTTGCTGAAGTCGCTTCTACACTAAACGAAGCATTGTTAAACGACCATTTATTAAAAATTACAACAGATAAACAAGAAAAACTGTATTTGCTTAATCACTTCTTAGAAGGATTTAGAGGTACGGTCTTTAGACAAACGATGTTTGCTGAATTTGAACAAAAAATTCATGAAATGGCAGCAGCAGGGGAGTCTTTAACAGCGGAGTTACTAACGAAAACATATTATGATTTAAATGTGAAATACTTTGGAAATGACATTACCATTGATGAAGAAATCGGTCTAGAATGGATGCGGATCCCACATTTTTATTATAATTTTTATGTGTACCAATACGCGACGGGATATAGTGCTGCCACTGCGTTATCGAAACAAATTTTAGAAGAAGGCGAAGAAGCGGTGAAACGTTATATTAGCTTTATTAAAGCTGGTAGCTCGGATTATCCAATTGAAGTCTTGAAAAAAGCAGGTGTTGATATGACATCAGCAGATCCAATTCAAGAAGCATGCTCTGTGTTTGAAAAAACATTGGGTGAAATGGAGAAACTTCTTTCAGAAGAATAA
- a CDS encoding GTP pyrophosphokinase family protein, producing MNNWDTMLSPYKQAVEELKVKLRGIREQYQKSSKHTPIEFVTGRVKPVSSILDKAKRKNIPLDRLEEEMQDLAGLRIVTQFVEDISTVVSLIRSRTDFVIVEERDYVIEKKDSGYRSYHIVLRYPVETISGRRMILVELQIRTLAMNFWATIEHSLNYKYRGEIPEDIKLRLKRAAEAAFQLDEEVSQIRGEVREAQQIITRKQEQQH from the coding sequence ATGAACAATTGGGATACTATGTTATCTCCTTATAAACAGGCTGTGGAAGAGTTAAAGGTGAAACTTAGAGGAATACGAGAACAATACCAAAAGTCATCTAAACATACACCAATTGAATTTGTTACGGGACGAGTAAAGCCAGTTTCGAGTATTTTAGATAAAGCTAAGCGAAAAAATATACCTTTGGACCGCCTTGAAGAAGAAATGCAAGATTTAGCGGGACTTCGTATTGTCACACAATTTGTTGAAGATATATCAACGGTCGTGTCACTTATTCGGTCACGGACTGATTTTGTTATTGTAGAAGAACGTGATTACGTCATTGAAAAGAAAGATAGTGGCTATCGCTCTTATCATATTGTGTTACGGTATCCAGTGGAAACGATAAGTGGTCGACGCATGATTCTTGTTGAATTACAAATTCGAACATTAGCGATGAATTTTTGGGCGACGATTGAACATTCATTGAATTATAAATATAGGGGAGAAATTCCAGAGGATATTAAACTTCGATTAAAACGCGCAGCGGAAGCGGCATTTCAACTTGATGAAGAAGTATCCCAAATAAGAGGAGAAGTCAGAGAAGCTCAACAAATCATTACGAGAAAACAAGAACAACAACATTAA
- a CDS encoding globin translates to MEGPQHTPYEAIGGHTFLDKLVDTFYKNVKSHPELAPLFPEDLTETARKQKQFLTQFLGGPTIYSDEHGHPMLRARHMPFRITQKGAEAWLSCMSDAMDEVQLHGPLRDQLFARLTMTAHHMVNHPNEAETEGG, encoded by the coding sequence ATGGAAGGTCCTCAACATACACCCTACGAGGCAATTGGTGGGCATACTTTTCTTGATAAATTAGTTGACACCTTTTACAAAAATGTAAAATCACATCCAGAGCTTGCTCCTCTTTTCCCTGAGGATTTGACGGAAACTGCTCGGAAACAAAAACAATTTTTAACTCAATTTTTAGGTGGTCCAACTATTTATTCTGATGAACATGGACACCCTATGCTTAGAGCGAGACATATGCCGTTTCGCATTACTCAAAAAGGAGCCGAAGCTTGGTTATCATGTATGAGTGATGCAATGGATGAAGTACAATTACACGGTCCATTACGTGACCAATTATTTGCTAGATTGACAATGACAGCTCATCATATGGTAAATCATCCGAATGAAGCCGAGACGGAAGGAGGGTAA